The proteins below are encoded in one region of Naumovozyma castellii chromosome 6, complete genome:
- the SVF1 gene encoding Svf1p (ancestral locus Anc_5.397) — protein sequence MLKWIQGGLSAVTGIAEPEYGKECIHSVVDRVKDKQPYHSTSREDFFWIAPDHTNVETVTFYFSNLKTGIVGFAQIIHSNIIGIHTAAQFTFRIYDSKNPEELNLWTSTKLENFRIEGPNFYADNLSVELNDENTTYHFVSNVNEQSMIDLTFIRLTPGAKVGEDPTTYYGDNIDEPWGSMRHVFWPRNSCHGTIKLKIAQEQEEQEEQEENAESGESEEAKEEEPVEADKTNTAEQESNKEEDRDENNEDEGEDDEEEHVIYEDRLITFDEKEPAFSMFVMAFQGMKPHHAAKAWNFLYFHSKDYSAVLMEYTTPKSYANTKVSVGILTSDKEVLALTTDNTVSHLNPEIDSVGWNIPKNLKVEFKGVKSTLTDEEVENNNLPDSDKVTATVEGPLRNLVQRIDVMGEVPGFVKNIVSGVAGTKPYIYQYADEDFSLHVNNGKEVKGLGWAEVTFISESDVVTSESYNEE from the coding sequence ATGCTAAAGTGGATTCAAGGTGGTCTTTCCGCAGTTACAGGTATTGCTGAACCAGAATACGGTAAGGAATGTATTCATTCCGTCGTAGATAGAGTGAAAGATAAGCAACCATATCATTCTACATCGCGCGAAGATTTCTTCTGGATTGCTCCAGATCACACAAATGTTGAAACTGTGACCTTTTATTTCAGTAATTTGAAGACTGGGATTGTTGGGTTCGCTCAAATTATACATTCTAATATCATTGGTATACACACGGCAGCTCAATTCACTTTCAGAATTTACGATTCCAAGAACCcagaagaattaaatttatgGACATCTacaaaattggaaaacttCAGAATTGAAGGTCCAAATTTTTATGCTGATAATTTGTCTGTGGAACtgaatgatgaaaatacaACTTACCATTTTGTTTCTAATGTAAACGAGCAATCCATGATTGATTTGACTTTTATAAGATTGACTCCTGGTGCTAAAGTCGGTGAAGATCCAACCACTTATTATGGAGATAACATTGATGAACCATGGGGTTCCATGAGACATGTGTTTTGGCCAAGAAATTCTTGTCATGGTACtatcaaattgaagatcgctcaagaacaagaagaacagGAAGAACAGGAAGAAAACGCAGAGAGTGGAGAAAGTGAAGAAGCTAAAGAAGAGGAGCCAGTTGAAGCCGATAAAACAAATACAGCAGAGCAAGAATCGAACAAGGAAGAAGATAGAGATGAAAATAACGAAGATGAGggtgaagatgatgaagaagagcaCGTTATATATGAAGATCGTTTGATTACTTTTGATGAAAAGGAACCTGCTTTCTCCATGTTCGTTATGGCATTCCAAGGTATGAAGCCACATCATGCTGCCAAGGCATGGAATTTCCTATACTTTCACTCTAAAGATTATTCTGCCGTTTTAATGGAATATACAACTCCTAAATCATATGCTAATACAAAGGTATCTGTGGGTATTTTGACGTCGGATAAAGAAGTTTTGGCATTGACTACGGACAATACTGTATCACATTTGAACCCAGAAATCGACTCTGTGGGCTGGAATATCCCAAAAAATCTAAAAGTGGAATTTAAGGGTGTCAAATCAACTTTaacagatgaagaagttgaaaatAACAATCTTCCGGATTCCGATAAGGTCACTGCTACGGTCGAAGGTCCTTTAAGAAACTTGGTTCAAAGAATTGATGTTATGGGAGAGGTCCCTGGGTTTGTTAAGAACATTGTTTCCGGTGTTGCAGGAACTAAGCCTtatatttatcaatatgCTGACGAAGATTTCAGTTTACATGTTAATAATGGTAAAGAAGTTAAAGGTTTGGGTTGGGCTGAAGTCACTTTTATCTCTGAATCAGATGTTGTTACAAGTGAATCTTACAATGAGGAGTAA